In a single window of the Micromonospora inositola genome:
- a CDS encoding LLM class flavin-dependent oxidoreductase, translating to MSVLDLAPVARGTTSGEALRHTTELARRTEELGYHRFWVAEHHNMPAIASSAPAVLLAHLAANTSTIRLGSGGVMLPNHAPLVVAEQFGTLDALHPGRIDLGIGRAPGTDQVTALALRRTMEGLSAEGFPRELADLMNYFSGEEPGPITATPGRGQSPAVWLLGSSGFSAQLAGLLGLPFSFAHHFSAQNTLPALQLYRQSFRPSQWLEQPYAMVAVNVVCAETDERAEWLAGPSSLSFLKLRSGRPEPLASPEEAAAYPYDELERDFVRQRREGQAMGSPETVGRQLGELLERTGADELMLTTMVYDVADRVRSFELVAEKVAGGLRRNG from the coding sequence ATGTCTGTTCTTGATCTTGCTCCCGTGGCCCGTGGGACGACCTCCGGTGAGGCGCTGCGGCACACCACCGAGCTGGCCCGCCGCACCGAGGAGCTGGGCTACCACCGGTTCTGGGTGGCCGAGCACCACAACATGCCGGCGATCGCCAGCTCCGCCCCGGCGGTGCTGCTCGCCCACCTGGCCGCCAACACCTCGACGATCCGGCTGGGCTCGGGCGGCGTGATGCTGCCCAACCACGCCCCGCTGGTGGTGGCCGAGCAGTTCGGCACCCTGGACGCGCTGCACCCGGGCCGGATCGACCTGGGCATCGGCCGGGCGCCGGGCACCGACCAGGTGACCGCACTGGCGCTACGCCGGACCATGGAGGGGCTGTCAGCCGAGGGGTTCCCCCGGGAGCTCGCGGACCTGATGAACTACTTCAGCGGCGAGGAGCCGGGGCCGATCACGGCCACCCCGGGACGCGGCCAGTCCCCGGCCGTGTGGCTGCTCGGGTCGAGCGGGTTCAGCGCCCAACTGGCGGGGCTGCTCGGGCTGCCGTTCTCGTTCGCGCACCACTTCAGCGCCCAGAACACCCTCCCCGCGCTCCAGCTCTACCGGCAGAGCTTCCGGCCGTCGCAGTGGCTGGAGCAGCCGTACGCGATGGTCGCGGTGAACGTGGTCTGCGCGGAGACCGACGAGCGGGCGGAGTGGCTGGCCGGGCCGAGTTCGCTGTCGTTCCTGAAGCTGCGCTCGGGCCGCCCGGAGCCCCTGGCCAGCCCGGAGGAGGCGGCGGCGTACCCGTACGACGAGCTGGAGCGCGACTTCGTCCGGCAGCGCCGGGAGGGTCAGGCGATGGGTTCGCCGGAGACGGTGGGCCGCCAGCTGGGCGAGCTGCTGGAGCGCACCGGCGCGGACGAGCTGATGCTGACCACGATGGTGTACGACGTGGCCGACCGGGTCCGCTCCTTCGAGCTGGTCGCCGAGAAGGTGGCCGGTGGCCTGCGCCGGAACGGCTGA
- a CDS encoding Lrp/AsnC family transcriptional regulator, with translation MPVAPNDVRPFAALDDVDRAILTELAADGRQPNNALAERVGVAPSTCLTRTRALRECGAIRGFHAEVDPAAVGLPLQALVSVRLTAHERAAVDAFRARSVRLPGVVSVFHVAGAEDYVLHVRAASGDALRDFVLDHLAVDPAVQHTQTSLIFEQARGMG, from the coding sequence ATGCCCGTTGCACCGAACGATGTGCGGCCGTTCGCGGCCCTGGATGACGTCGACCGCGCGATCCTGACCGAGCTGGCCGCCGACGGCCGGCAGCCGAACAACGCCCTCGCCGAGCGGGTGGGGGTGGCACCCTCCACGTGCCTGACCCGGACCCGGGCGCTGCGCGAGTGCGGGGCGATCCGCGGCTTCCACGCCGAGGTCGATCCGGCCGCGGTGGGACTGCCGTTGCAGGCCCTGGTGTCGGTGCGGCTGACCGCGCACGAACGGGCGGCGGTGGACGCGTTCCGGGCCCGGTCGGTCCGGCTGCCGGGGGTGGTGTCGGTGTTCCACGTGGCCGGCGCGGAGGACTACGTGCTGCACGTGCGCGCGGCCTCCGGGGACGCGCTGCGGGACTTCGTGCTCGACCACCTGGCGGTGGACCCGGCGGTGCAGCACACCCAGACCAGCCTGATCTTCGAGCAGGCGCGCGGTATGGGTTAG
- a CDS encoding trans-sulfuration enzyme family protein, with protein MTAVDTRAVHAGRDDLAGLGVHVPPIDLSTTNPLPSVDDGGDAYETLATGGTLPAGGSAVYQRLWNPTVARFETALAELEGTAEAVAFASGMAALTAALLAATRDGKRHIVAVRPLYGGTDHVLATGLLGTEVTWARPDEVAAAVRPDTALVIVETPANPTLDLVDIGALADAAGDVPLLVDNTVATPVLQQPARHGATLVLHSATKSIGGHGDVLAGVVACDAGWATRLRQVRAVTGAILHPLGAYLLHRGLQTLPLRVRAQQAAAEKLAIWLAGHPAVERVHHPAVHDPAGLVGRQMSGTGSLLAFEVRGGAPAAAAVAGACELITHAVSLGGVDTLIQHPASLTHRPVAGEAKPCGGLLRVSVGLEDPEDLRADLERALAAIG; from the coding sequence ATGACAGCCGTGGACACCAGAGCCGTGCACGCCGGGCGCGACGACCTCGCCGGTCTCGGCGTCCACGTGCCGCCGATCGACCTCTCCACCACCAACCCGCTGCCCTCGGTCGACGACGGCGGCGACGCGTACGAGACCCTCGCCACCGGCGGCACCCTCCCCGCCGGCGGCAGCGCCGTCTACCAGCGGCTCTGGAACCCCACCGTGGCCCGGTTCGAGACCGCGCTCGCCGAACTCGAGGGCACCGCCGAAGCCGTCGCCTTCGCCAGCGGCATGGCCGCCCTCACCGCCGCCCTGCTCGCCGCCACCCGCGACGGGAAGCGGCACATCGTCGCCGTCCGCCCCCTCTACGGCGGCACCGACCACGTGCTCGCCACCGGCCTGCTCGGCACCGAGGTCACCTGGGCCCGCCCGGACGAGGTCGCCGCCGCCGTCCGCCCCGACACCGCGCTGGTCATCGTCGAGACCCCGGCCAACCCCACCCTCGACCTGGTCGACATCGGCGCCCTGGCCGACGCCGCCGGCGACGTCCCCCTGCTGGTCGACAACACCGTCGCCACGCCCGTGCTCCAGCAGCCCGCCCGGCACGGCGCCACCCTGGTGCTGCACAGCGCCACCAAGAGCATCGGCGGCCACGGCGACGTCCTCGCCGGCGTGGTCGCCTGCGACGCCGGCTGGGCCACCCGGCTGCGCCAGGTCCGCGCCGTCACCGGGGCGATCCTGCACCCGCTCGGCGCGTACCTGCTGCACCGCGGCCTGCAGACGCTGCCGCTGCGGGTCCGCGCCCAGCAGGCCGCCGCGGAGAAGCTGGCCATCTGGCTCGCCGGCCACCCTGCCGTCGAGCGGGTCCACCACCCGGCGGTGCACGACCCGGCCGGGCTGGTCGGCCGGCAGATGTCCGGCACCGGCAGCCTGCTCGCCTTCGAGGTACGCGGCGGCGCGCCCGCCGCGGCGGCCGTCGCCGGGGCGTGCGAGCTGATCACCCACGCGGTGTCGCTCGGCGGGGTGGACACCCTGATCCAGCACCCGGCCTCGCTGACCCACCGGCCGGTGGCGGGGGAGGCCAAGCCGTGCGGCGGGCTGCTGCGGGTCTCCGTCGGGCTGGAGGACCCGGAGGACCTGCGCGCCGACCTGGAACGGGCGCTCGCCGCGATCGGCTGA
- a CDS encoding NAD-dependent epimerase/dehydratase family protein, with product MRVVVFGATGMVGQGVLRECLLADDVESVLVVGRTGTGLRHPKLREIIHRDFTDFAPIADELTGLDACFYCLGVSAAGLNEADYTRVTYDYTLAAARTLAEASPGLTFVYVSGAGTDSSERGRAMWARVKGRAENAVLALLPNGYAFRPGFIQPMHGAVSKTGWYRVLYRITTPLYPVLRRLFPGQVTTTELVGRSMLRVAREGSSRRVLESRDLG from the coding sequence ATGAGGGTCGTCGTCTTCGGCGCGACCGGGATGGTCGGGCAGGGTGTGCTGCGGGAGTGCCTGCTCGCCGACGACGTGGAGAGCGTGCTGGTCGTCGGCCGAACCGGCACCGGGCTACGGCACCCGAAGCTGCGCGAGATCATTCACCGCGACTTCACGGACTTCGCCCCGATCGCCGACGAACTCACCGGCCTCGACGCCTGCTTCTACTGCCTCGGGGTCTCCGCCGCCGGGCTGAACGAGGCGGACTACACCCGCGTCACCTACGACTACACGCTCGCGGCGGCGCGCACCCTCGCCGAGGCGAGCCCCGGGCTCACCTTCGTCTACGTCTCCGGGGCCGGCACCGATTCGTCGGAGCGAGGGCGGGCCATGTGGGCGCGGGTCAAGGGCCGGGCGGAGAACGCGGTGCTCGCGCTCCTGCCCAATGGGTACGCCTTCCGGCCGGGTTTCATCCAGCCGATGCACGGCGCGGTGTCGAAGACCGGCTGGTACCGGGTGCTGTACCGGATCACGACGCCGCTCTATCCGGTACTGCGCCGGCTCTTCCCGGGTCAGGTCACGACCACCGAGCTGGTCGGCCGCTCGATGCTACGAGTGGCCCGGGAAGGCTCTTCCCGGCGAGTGCTGGAGAGCCGCGACCTGGGCTGA
- a CDS encoding terminase gpP N-terminus-related DNA-binding protein has protein sequence MHSLEIRSRARQQYLAGSTVAEVARHLGLPYPTVRHWCKDRAEPKQPGSQVRCFRCRSVVDNPTDPASYVYLLGLYLGDGHLVTTAHVPVLVQQVQKQGCVGVQSYGVHWPCLFPQHGPGKKHERQILLADWQREIVERHPGDFLRGLFHSDGWRGSNRITVRGKRYVYPRYMFINESADIMGLCQWALDLLGIAWRMNRRNSLSVARREAVAALDRHVGPKS, from the coding sequence GTGCACTCGCTTGAGATCCGCTCCCGCGCCCGTCAGCAGTACCTGGCCGGCAGCACTGTCGCGGAAGTCGCCCGCCACCTCGGCCTGCCCTACCCGACAGTTCGGCACTGGTGCAAGGATCGAGCGGAACCGAAGCAACCGGGCAGCCAGGTGCGCTGCTTCCGTTGCCGTTCAGTCGTCGACAATCCGACAGACCCGGCGTCCTACGTCTACCTCCTCGGCCTCTACCTGGGCGACGGCCATCTGGTCACTACGGCGCACGTCCCCGTCCTCGTCCAACAAGTCCAGAAGCAGGGGTGCGTAGGAGTGCAGAGCTACGGCGTCCACTGGCCCTGTCTCTTCCCCCAGCACGGGCCCGGCAAGAAGCACGAGCGCCAGATCCTCCTGGCCGACTGGCAGCGAGAGATCGTCGAGCGCCACCCCGGCGACTTCCTGCGCGGCCTCTTCCACTCCGACGGCTGGCGGGGCAGCAATCGGATCACCGTCCGCGGCAAGCGATACGTCTACCCGCGCTACATGTTCATCAACGAGTCCGCCGACATCATGGGCCTCTGCCAGTGGGCGCTGGACCTGCTCGGCATCGCCTGGCGGATGAACCGCCGCAACTCGCTCTCCGTCGCCCGCCGCGAGGCCGTCGCCGCCCTCGACCGGCACGTCGGCCCGAAGTCCTGA
- a CDS encoding ANTAR domain-containing response regulator, producing MAETQTDAERRRVLIAEDEALIRLDLAEMLIEEGYEVVGEAGDGETAVKLAEELKPDLVILDIKMPIMDGLAAAERIAGARIAPVIILTAFSQRDLVERARAAGAMAYLVKPFQKSDLVPAVEIALSRYSEIAALEAEVAGLTDRLEIRKSVERAKGALMTTYGMTEPQAFKWIQRTAMDHRMTMKEVAERILAETAGGEVTRPAS from the coding sequence GTGGCCGAGACGCAGACGGATGCCGAGCGCAGGCGCGTACTGATCGCCGAGGACGAGGCGCTCATCCGGCTGGACCTGGCCGAGATGCTGATCGAAGAGGGTTACGAGGTGGTCGGCGAGGCCGGTGACGGCGAGACCGCCGTCAAGCTCGCCGAAGAGCTCAAGCCGGACCTGGTCATCCTCGACATCAAGATGCCGATCATGGACGGGCTGGCCGCCGCCGAGCGGATCGCCGGCGCCCGGATCGCCCCGGTGATCATCCTGACCGCGTTCAGCCAGCGGGACCTGGTGGAGCGGGCCCGGGCCGCCGGCGCGATGGCGTACCTGGTCAAGCCGTTCCAGAAGAGCGACCTGGTGCCGGCGGTGGAGATCGCGCTGTCCCGCTACTCCGAGATCGCCGCGCTGGAGGCGGAGGTCGCCGGCCTGACCGACCGGCTGGAGATCCGCAAGTCCGTGGAGCGCGCCAAGGGCGCGCTGATGACCACGTACGGGATGACCGAGCCGCAGGCGTTCAAGTGGATCCAGCGCACGGCGATGGACCACCGGATGACCATGAAGGAGGTCGCCGAGCGGATCCTCGCCGAGACCGCCGGCGGCGAGGTGACCCGGCCCGCCTCCTGA
- a CDS encoding branched-chain amino acid ABC transporter substrate-binding protein: MRQKLARVLGGVAITALVFSGAACKADSGSEASGDKAACDLKIGFFGPLTGDAAGLGIHMRNGTKLAIDQYNKDNADCKVNLAEYDSQGDPAKAPALAQQAVGDSKVVGIIGPAFSGESEVADPTFEEAGLPIITPSATRPSLSTKGWKIFHRGVGNDTSQGPAAGRYIKNVLKAEKVYVVDDQSAYGAGLVDEVKKVIGTAAGEDKIQVKQTNFSAVVTKIQSSGANVLFFGGYYTEAGLLLKQLKGAGWKGTMVAGDGVNDANFIKVAGEQVAEGTILTCPCAPATAAKGTFVTDYKAAFDNAEPGTYADVSYDITKIMLEGIKAGKGTRADLLSFINSYNKAGGATGVTYKFEANGELDPAQVLVWAFKVNAGKVVPDIEIPKA; this comes from the coding sequence GTGAGGCAGAAGCTCGCACGGGTGCTTGGTGGCGTAGCCATCACCGCGCTCGTTTTCAGTGGCGCGGCCTGCAAGGCCGACAGTGGTAGTGAGGCGAGCGGCGACAAGGCCGCCTGCGACCTGAAGATCGGCTTCTTCGGCCCGCTGACCGGTGACGCCGCGGGTCTCGGTATCCACATGCGCAACGGCACCAAGCTGGCCATCGACCAGTACAACAAGGACAACGCGGACTGCAAGGTCAACCTGGCCGAGTACGACTCGCAGGGTGACCCGGCGAAGGCCCCGGCGCTGGCCCAGCAGGCGGTCGGCGACAGCAAGGTCGTCGGCATCATCGGCCCGGCGTTCTCGGGTGAGTCCGAGGTGGCCGACCCGACCTTCGAGGAGGCCGGTCTCCCGATCATCACCCCGTCGGCGACCCGCCCGAGCCTGAGCACCAAGGGCTGGAAGATCTTCCACCGGGGCGTCGGTAACGACACCTCCCAGGGCCCGGCCGCCGGCCGCTACATCAAGAACGTCCTCAAGGCCGAAAAGGTCTACGTCGTGGACGACCAGTCGGCGTACGGCGCCGGCCTGGTGGACGAGGTCAAGAAGGTCATCGGCACGGCTGCCGGCGAGGACAAGATCCAGGTCAAGCAGACCAACTTCTCCGCCGTCGTCACCAAGATCCAGAGCAGCGGCGCCAACGTCCTCTTCTTCGGTGGCTACTACACCGAGGCCGGCCTGCTGCTCAAGCAGCTCAAGGGCGCGGGCTGGAAGGGCACCATGGTCGCCGGTGACGGCGTCAACGACGCCAACTTCATCAAGGTCGCCGGCGAGCAGGTCGCCGAGGGCACCATCCTGACCTGCCCGTGCGCCCCGGCCACCGCGGCCAAGGGCACCTTCGTGACCGACTACAAGGCGGCCTTCGACAACGCCGAGCCGGGCACCTACGCCGACGTGTCGTACGACATCACCAAGATCATGCTCGAGGGCATCAAGGCCGGCAAGGGCACCCGCGCCGACCTGCTCAGCTTCATCAACTCCTACAACAAGGCGGGTGGCGCCACCGGCGTGACCTACAAGTTCGAGGCCAACGGTGAGCTGGACCCGGCCCAGGTGCTGGTCTGGGCCTTCAAGGTGAACGCGGGCAAGGTCGTCCCCGACATCGAGATCCCCAAGGCCTGA
- a CDS encoding branched-chain amino acid ABC transporter permease has protein sequence MNFDELFGNFPALTITGLEQGAIYALVALGYTLVYGVLRLINFAHSEVFMVGTFAALWTWEALGYNQNSPAPAFGPLIAAILAGLAVAIVASAATAVTVELVAYRPLRRRNAPPLAFLITAIGASFVLSESFGIGTERAPFGMPTLIPRDTVFTVFGAAVTNVQLLILAVTLLMMVGLDQFVNRSRLGRGIRAVAQDPDTAALMGVNKNRVILLVFVLGGIMAGVAALLWDVRYEFTKFNVGFLIGLKAFSAAVLGGIGNLRGALLGGLLLGVAENYAAGLFGGEWKDFTAFVLLVVLLMFRPTGLLGESLGRARA, from the coding sequence TTGAACTTCGATGAGCTGTTCGGGAACTTCCCGGCACTGACCATCACCGGGCTGGAACAGGGCGCAATCTACGCGCTCGTCGCCCTCGGTTACACCCTGGTGTACGGCGTCCTGCGCCTGATCAACTTCGCCCACTCCGAGGTCTTCATGGTCGGTACCTTCGCCGCCCTGTGGACCTGGGAGGCCCTCGGCTACAACCAGAACTCCCCGGCGCCGGCCTTCGGCCCGCTGATCGCGGCGATCCTCGCCGGCCTCGCCGTCGCGATCGTCGCCTCGGCGGCCACCGCGGTCACCGTCGAACTGGTCGCCTACCGTCCGCTGCGCCGGCGGAACGCCCCGCCACTGGCCTTCCTCATCACCGCGATCGGCGCCTCGTTCGTGCTCTCCGAGTCGTTCGGCATCGGCACCGAGCGCGCGCCGTTCGGCATGCCGACGCTGATCCCGCGGGACACGGTCTTCACCGTCTTCGGCGCCGCGGTGACCAACGTCCAGCTGCTGATCCTCGCCGTGACCCTGCTGATGATGGTCGGCCTGGACCAGTTCGTGAACCGCAGCCGGCTCGGGCGGGGCATCCGCGCCGTCGCCCAGGACCCGGACACCGCCGCCCTGATGGGCGTCAACAAGAACCGGGTCATCCTGCTGGTCTTCGTGCTCGGTGGCATCATGGCCGGCGTGGCGGCCCTGCTCTGGGACGTCCGGTACGAGTTCACCAAGTTCAACGTCGGCTTCCTGATCGGGCTCAAGGCCTTCTCGGCCGCGGTGCTCGGCGGCATCGGCAACCTGCGCGGGGCGCTGCTCGGCGGCCTGCTGCTGGGGGTGGCGGAGAACTACGCCGCCGGTCTGTTCGGTGGAGAATGGAAGGACTTCACCGCCTTCGTGCTGCTGGTCGTACTGCTGATGTTCCGGCCCACCGGACTGCTCGGCGAATCTCTCGGGAGGGCGCGCGCATGA
- a CDS encoding branched-chain amino acid ABC transporter permease, which produces MTATVDKGRTSALKGRWAAMPKQVRWAGLAALVVLLYILPNKWFYEYLGFPIGSEYFALYTTQSDFAAVLFDTAIFVLLAVGLNVVVGFTGLLDLGYFGFYAVGAYTVALLTSPESRFGTNWPWLAAVPVAIAVAMISGVILGGPTLRLRGDYLAIVTLGFAEMIRLYASNQNGLLGGQRGIPQVPHPPGTGSDGKPLFSVVDSKPYYWLILTLIIVIIFAMRNLANSRVGRAWVAIREDEDAAEIMGVPTFKYKLWAFAIGAAVGGLTGAIFAGKQTFINSDSFQLESSILVLAAVILGGAGNIKGAIVGGAITWYLPEWLRGAGDLIGVEFNAAEYRILIFGLVVIVMMIFRPQGIVPNRRRAAEFADRRKEAVPQETVPNE; this is translated from the coding sequence ATGACCGCCACCGTGGACAAGGGACGGACCTCGGCGCTCAAGGGCCGATGGGCGGCCATGCCGAAGCAGGTGCGCTGGGCCGGGCTCGCGGCCCTGGTCGTGCTGCTCTACATCCTGCCCAACAAGTGGTTCTACGAGTACCTCGGCTTCCCGATCGGCAGCGAGTACTTCGCCCTCTACACCACCCAGTCGGACTTCGCCGCGGTGCTCTTCGACACCGCGATCTTCGTGCTGCTGGCCGTGGGGCTCAACGTCGTGGTCGGCTTCACCGGCCTGCTCGACCTCGGCTACTTCGGCTTCTACGCGGTCGGCGCGTACACGGTGGCGCTGCTGACCTCGCCGGAGAGTCGGTTCGGGACGAACTGGCCGTGGCTGGCGGCGGTGCCGGTGGCGATCGCGGTGGCGATGATCTCCGGGGTGATCCTCGGCGGGCCGACGCTGCGGCTGCGCGGTGACTACCTGGCGATCGTGACCCTCGGCTTCGCCGAGATGATCCGGCTCTACGCCTCGAATCAGAACGGCCTGCTCGGAGGCCAGCGGGGCATCCCGCAGGTGCCGCACCCGCCGGGCACCGGCTCGGACGGCAAGCCGCTGTTCAGCGTGGTGGACTCCAAGCCCTACTACTGGCTGATCCTGACCCTGATCATCGTGATCATCTTCGCGATGCGGAACCTGGCCAACAGCCGGGTCGGCCGGGCCTGGGTCGCCATCCGGGAGGACGAGGACGCCGCCGAGATCATGGGCGTGCCGACGTTCAAGTACAAGCTCTGGGCGTTCGCCATCGGCGCGGCGGTCGGTGGCCTCACCGGCGCGATCTTCGCCGGCAAGCAGACGTTCATCAACTCGGACAGCTTCCAGCTGGAGAGCTCGATCCTGGTGCTCGCCGCGGTCATTCTCGGCGGCGCCGGCAACATCAAGGGCGCGATCGTCGGTGGCGCGATCACCTGGTACCTGCCGGAGTGGCTGCGCGGTGCCGGTGACCTGATCGGGGTCGAGTTCAACGCGGCCGAGTACCGGATCCTCATCTTCGGCCTGGTCGTCATCGTCATGATGATCTTCCGACCGCAGGGCATCGTGCCCAACCGGCGGCGGGCGGCCGAGTTCGCAGACCGGCGCAAGGAAGCGGTCCCCCAGGAGACGGTGCCCAATGAGTGA
- a CDS encoding ABC transporter ATP-binding protein — protein MSEPQMHSERDETSERDIADDGRSTVGTPPEKGSDTPVESTPGATDPAGREPLLEVDHVTLRFGGVVALNDVAFTLYKGEILGLIGPNGAGKTTCFNAMTGVYRPTEGEIRFKGQRTNGRRRSWITKAGIARTFQNIRLFPEMTALENVMVGADAHHKTSVISAMFRLPRHWREERQGRDKAYELLRFVGIERRAGELSRNLSYGEQRRLEIARALATDPTLLCLDEPAAGFTPAEKEELLGLIRKIRDNGTTVLLIEHDMRLVMGVTDRIVVLEFGKKIAEGLPAQVREDPKVIAAYLGVPTDAA, from the coding sequence ATGAGTGAGCCGCAGATGCACAGCGAGCGGGACGAGACCAGCGAGCGGGACATCGCCGACGACGGTCGCAGCACCGTCGGCACCCCGCCGGAGAAGGGTTCGGACACGCCGGTGGAGTCCACCCCCGGCGCCACGGATCCGGCCGGCCGGGAGCCGCTGCTGGAGGTCGACCACGTCACCCTCCGCTTCGGCGGTGTGGTCGCCCTCAACGACGTCGCGTTCACCCTGTACAAGGGGGAGATCCTCGGCCTGATCGGCCCGAACGGCGCCGGCAAGACGACCTGCTTCAACGCGATGACCGGCGTCTACCGGCCCACCGAGGGCGAGATCCGGTTCAAGGGGCAGCGCACCAACGGCAGGCGCCGGTCCTGGATCACCAAGGCCGGCATCGCCCGGACGTTCCAGAACATCCGGCTCTTCCCGGAGATGACCGCGCTGGAGAACGTGATGGTGGGCGCGGACGCCCACCACAAGACCAGCGTGATCTCCGCGATGTTCCGGCTGCCCCGGCACTGGCGGGAGGAGCGGCAGGGCCGGGACAAGGCGTACGAGCTGTTGCGCTTCGTCGGTATCGAGCGGCGCGCCGGCGAGCTGTCGCGCAACCTCTCGTACGGCGAGCAGCGGCGGCTGGAGATCGCCCGGGCGCTGGCGACCGATCCCACCCTGCTCTGCCTGGACGAGCCGGCCGCCGGCTTCACCCCGGCGGAGAAGGAGGAGTTGCTCGGCCTGATCCGTAAGATTCGGGACAACGGCACGACGGTGCTGCTGATCGAGCACGACATGCGTCTCGTCATGGGCGTGACCGATCGGATCGTGGTGCTGGAGTTCGGCAAGAAGATCGCCGAGGGCCTGCCGGCCCAGGTCCGCGAGGACCCGAAGGTGATCGCGGCCTACCTGGGGGTGCCGACCGATGCTGCTTGA
- a CDS encoding ABC transporter ATP-binding protein translates to MLLEIKDLTLLYGRIQALHGISLAVNEGEVVALIGANGAGKTTTMRAISGLRPVAQGSIVFDGTDVTRMRADLRVVRGIGQAPEGRGVFPGMTVLENLEMGAYTRRDRAGIAEDLKMVMDLFPRLAERRKQAGGTLSGGEQQMLAVGRALMARPRLLLLDEPSMGLAPMLIQQIFEIITRINEQGTTILLVEQNAQQALSRAHRGYVLETGRIVKEGTGQDLLHDPAVKEAYLGVA, encoded by the coding sequence ATGCTGCTTGAGATCAAGGACCTGACCCTGCTGTACGGCCGGATCCAGGCGCTGCACGGGATCAGCCTGGCGGTCAACGAGGGTGAGGTGGTGGCCCTGATCGGCGCCAACGGCGCCGGCAAGACCACCACCATGCGGGCCATCTCCGGGCTCCGCCCGGTGGCCCAGGGCTCGATCGTCTTCGACGGCACCGACGTCACCCGGATGCGGGCCGACCTGCGGGTGGTCCGGGGCATCGGGCAGGCGCCCGAGGGCCGGGGCGTCTTCCCCGGCATGACCGTCCTGGAGAACCTGGAGATGGGGGCGTACACCCGCCGGGACCGGGCCGGCATCGCCGAGGACCTGAAGATGGTCATGGACCTCTTCCCCCGGCTGGCCGAGCGGCGCAAGCAGGCCGGCGGCACGCTCTCCGGCGGCGAGCAGCAGATGCTCGCGGTCGGTCGGGCGCTGATGGCCCGGCCGCGGCTGCTGCTGCTCGACGAGCCGTCGATGGGGCTCGCCCCGATGCTGATCCAGCAGATCTTCGAGATCATCACCCGGATCAACGAGCAGGGCACCACGATCCTGCTCGTGGAACAGAACGCCCAGCAGGCGCTTTCCCGCGCCCACCGGGGCTACGTGCTGGAGACCGGCCGGATCGTCAAGGAGGGCACCGGCCAGGACCTGCTGCACGACCCGGCGGTCAAGGAGGCGTACCTTGGCGTGGCCTGA
- a CDS encoding ABC transporter substrate-binding protein has protein sequence MFTPHNRWRAALGVAGAAMLTVSLAACGEEAGTEQPGAGPSVTATADSALAAKVPDAIKSDGKIVVGTDSTYAPAEFLDPDGKTVVGFDVELFTAVAAKLGLKAEFVSAPFGDIISGVNSGKYEVGVSSFTVNDERKQQANMVSYFQVGTQWVTKKGNPAGVTLDNACGKKIAVQKDTVQVEDIQKRSKACTDGGKKAITIEQFPGQDAATAAVVSGKDDAMLADYPVGVYAVTQSNGALDLLDKQYEAAPYGYVVSKDQAAFAEAVRDATKALVADGSYKTVLDKWKVGDGAITDPAINP, from the coding sequence ATGTTCACCCCTCATAACCGCTGGCGGGCGGCGCTCGGCGTCGCCGGTGCAGCCATGCTCACCGTGTCGCTGGCCGCCTGTGGCGAGGAGGCCGGCACCGAGCAGCCCGGCGCCGGCCCCTCCGTGACGGCCACGGCCGACTCGGCCCTGGCCGCGAAGGTGCCCGACGCGATCAAGTCGGACGGCAAGATCGTGGTCGGCACCGATTCGACGTACGCCCCGGCGGAGTTCCTGGACCCGGACGGCAAGACCGTGGTCGGGTTCGACGTGGAGCTGTTCACGGCGGTCGCCGCGAAGCTCGGCCTGAAGGCGGAGTTCGTCTCCGCGCCGTTCGGCGACATCATCTCCGGGGTCAACTCCGGCAAGTACGAGGTCGGCGTCTCGTCGTTCACCGTCAACGACGAGCGCAAGCAGCAGGCCAACATGGTCAGCTACTTCCAGGTCGGCACGCAGTGGGTGACCAAGAAGGGCAACCCGGCCGGCGTGACGCTGGACAACGCCTGCGGCAAGAAGATCGCCGTGCAGAAGGACACCGTCCAGGTCGAGGACATCCAGAAGCGCTCCAAGGCGTGCACCGACGGTGGCAAGAAGGCGATCACCATCGAGCAGTTCCCGGGCCAGGACGCCGCGACGGCGGCGGTCGTCTCCGGCAAGGACGACGCGATGCTCGCCGACTACCCGGTCGGGGTGTACGCGGTGACCCAGTCCAACGGCGCGCTGGACCTGCTCGACAAGCAGTACGAGGCGGCCCCGTACGGCTACGTCGTGAGCAAGGACCAGGCGGCCTTCGCCGAGGCCGTCCGGGACGCGACGAAGGCGCTGGTCGCCGACGGCTCGTACAAGACTGTGCTCGACAAGTGGAAGGTTGGGGACGGCGCGATCACGGATCCCGCGATCAACCCGTAA